In one window of Bradyrhizobium sp. AZCC 1721 DNA:
- a CDS encoding helix-turn-helix domain-containing protein, whose product MATRKSGPLDAMVGVRIRLFRVNRGISQAMLAERIGVTFQQVQKYERGATRVGASRLAQIASVLDVSVGELFESSRPGSPGLNSPVHLLAEPGALRVLKAYARTPPRVRRCVAKLVESIGDRTAGAKATVARLNTVDRGDRRRFPSRG is encoded by the coding sequence ATGGCGACGAGGAAGTCAGGCCCGCTCGATGCGATGGTGGGCGTCAGGATTCGCCTGTTTCGCGTCAACCGTGGCATCAGCCAAGCCATGCTTGCGGAACGCATCGGCGTCACTTTTCAACAGGTGCAGAAATACGAGCGGGGCGCCACCCGGGTTGGTGCCAGCCGGTTGGCGCAAATCGCTTCCGTGCTCGACGTTTCGGTCGGTGAGTTGTTCGAATCTTCCCGGCCCGGATCTCCCGGCTTGAATTCACCGGTTCATTTGCTCGCCGAGCCGGGCGCCTTGCGCGTTCTCAAGGCCTATGCACGAACGCCCCCACGCGTGCGGCGTTGCGTCGCCAAGCTGGTTGAAAGCATCGGCGATCGAACGGCGGGGGCGAAGGCCACGGTTGCGCGGCTGAATACTGTCGATCGCGGCGATCGACGGAGGTTTCCCTCGCGAGGATAG